The Lycium barbarum isolate Lr01 chromosome 10, ASM1917538v2, whole genome shotgun sequence genome includes a region encoding these proteins:
- the LOC132614335 gene encoding transcription factor bHLH96-like, producing the protein MALETVVFQQDPFTYSHKDSNFYNLENFHDYGFGFEGYYNNWDSSNSSIAQSYNNNNNNNSSSEVCTTGFLPVGCSPVENTVVSGRGKRRRTKCSKNKEELENQRMTHIAVERNRRRQMNDYLAILRSLMPPSYAQRGDQASIVGGSINFVKELEQLLQFLETHKQVTKNQPPNFSHTNPFSKFFTFPQYSTGNNSSLAATTNDEGSTMMEERQSAVADIEVTMVESHANVKVLSRRRPKQLLKIVNWLQAMCLTILHLTVTTADHMVLYTFSVKVEDNCQLNTVTEIATAVHEMVGMIKEEAMSC; encoded by the exons atggCTCTTGAAACCGTTGTTTTTCAACAAGATCCTTTCACTTATAGCCACAAAGATAGTAATTTTTACAATCTTGAAAATTTTCACGACTATGGTTTTGGCTTTGAGGGATACTATAATAATTGGGATTCTTCTAATTCTTCAATAGCACAAagttataacaacaacaataataataattctTCGTCGGAAGTTTGCACTACCGGATTCTTGCCGGTAGGATGTTCTCCGGTAGAGAATACGGTTGTTTCGGGGCGGGGAAAAAGGCGAAGGACGAAATGCTCGAAGAATAAGGAAGAACTAGAGAACCAAAGGATGACTCACATTGCCGTAGAGAGAAATCGCCGTCGGCAAATGAACGATTACCTAGCCATTCTCCGGTCGTTAATGCCACCATCCTATGCTCAACGG GGAGACCAAGCATCAATTGTTGGAGGCTCAATTAATTTTGTGAAAGAACTTgaacaactccttcaattcttggaaacacATAAACAAGTTACAAAAAATCAACCACCAAATTTTTCTCATACTAATCCGTTCTCTAAATTCTTCACTTTCCCTCAATATTCTACCGGAAACAACTCCTCGTTGGCGGCCACCACCAACGACGAGGGGTCAACGATGATGGAGGAGAGGCAGTCGGCGGTGGCCGACATCGAGGTGACCATGGTGGAAAGTCATGCTAATGTTAAGGTGTTATCAAGGAGAAGACCAAAACAATTGTTGAAGATTGTAAATTGGTTACAAGCTATGTGTCTTACTATTCTTCACCTTACTGTTACAACAGCTGATCATATGGTACTCTACACATTTAGTGTCAAG GTGGAAGATAATTGTCAGCTAAATACAGTGACTGAGATAGCAACTGCTGTTCATGAAATGGTGGGCATGATTAAGGAGGAGGCTATGTCTTGTTGA